In the genome of Natronorubrum sediminis, one region contains:
- a CDS encoding universal stress protein yields MYDDILIPTDGSETTDETLEHGLAIAEDNDATVHALYVVDSRITAAATEETGADLERSLEDEGREAVTAVTDAATERGLETARDVHKGTPSKTILEYTDDHDIDLIVIGTRGKSAREKVTSLGSVSERVVDNAEIPVFVVRNAGTTA; encoded by the coding sequence ATGTACGACGACATTCTCATTCCGACGGACGGGAGCGAAACGACCGACGAAACGCTCGAGCACGGACTTGCTATCGCCGAAGACAACGATGCAACGGTCCACGCGCTGTACGTCGTCGACAGTCGTATCACCGCAGCGGCGACCGAGGAAACTGGGGCCGACCTCGAGCGCTCACTCGAGGACGAAGGTCGCGAAGCCGTTACTGCCGTCACAGACGCCGCCACAGAACGCGGTCTCGAGACGGCACGCGACGTTCACAAGGGGACGCCATCGAAAACGATCCTCGAATATACAGACGATCACGATATCGACCTGATCGTGATCGGAACGCGCGGCAAGAGTGCGCGAGAAAAGGTAACGTCTCTCGGAAGCGTGTCCGAACGCGTCGTCGATAACGCAGAAATTCCAGTTTTCGTCGTCCGGAATGCGGGAACCACAGCGTGA
- the trmB gene encoding HTH-type sugar sensing transcriptional regulator TrmB, with product MASDELRSTVEQVGDRFNLGEYEIDAYLTVLEQGQLTASEIADQTDIPQPRVYDTVRSLSDRGLVELRESRPMKVVAIDPEDAFENVQDSLEEMISELEARYTAPARDTEAVSLVKSRSTILRYLEEVIADAEFELSVSLTPELLTRFEADLKEAIDDGVSVDLIVTPAKEAPDPDEFDYLEVATTVRARRGITTPVVAVADGNYSMYATQDALRDDQDRYGVIFNRSALGFLVSGFFGTVLWTTAEETLAENGVAGTYPRKYASIRRCVKDVLDEGGEFYATIDGRDVEVGGPRVVRGRILDVSFEVSEEVASLTLETEDGEEVSVGGRVAALEDVEAHEIHIGRHEPPTLED from the coding sequence ATGGCTTCAGACGAACTTCGTTCGACCGTCGAGCAGGTCGGCGATCGGTTCAACCTCGGAGAATACGAGATCGATGCCTATCTCACCGTGTTAGAGCAGGGACAACTGACGGCAAGTGAAATCGCAGACCAAACCGACATTCCCCAGCCCCGCGTCTACGATACGGTCCGCAGTTTGAGCGACCGCGGGCTGGTCGAACTGCGCGAGTCTCGACCGATGAAGGTCGTCGCGATCGACCCGGAAGACGCCTTCGAGAACGTCCAGGACTCCCTCGAGGAGATGATCTCCGAACTCGAGGCACGCTACACGGCACCCGCACGCGATACGGAGGCGGTCTCCCTCGTCAAATCGCGCTCGACGATCCTTCGGTATCTCGAGGAGGTCATCGCCGACGCGGAGTTCGAACTCTCGGTGTCGCTGACGCCGGAGCTCCTCACGCGGTTCGAAGCGGACCTCAAGGAGGCCATCGACGACGGTGTGAGTGTCGATCTGATCGTTACGCCGGCGAAGGAAGCGCCCGATCCGGACGAGTTCGACTACCTCGAGGTAGCGACGACGGTTCGAGCGCGGCGCGGAATCACGACACCAGTCGTCGCGGTTGCAGACGGTAATTACTCGATGTACGCGACACAGGACGCCTTGCGTGACGATCAAGACCGTTACGGCGTCATCTTCAATCGGTCGGCGCTTGGCTTCCTGGTCTCGGGATTCTTCGGTACCGTTCTCTGGACGACCGCCGAAGAGACGCTCGCCGAGAACGGCGTCGCCGGCACCTATCCGCGCAAGTACGCCTCGATTCGCCGGTGTGTCAAAGACGTCCTCGACGAGGGTGGGGAGTTCTACGCGACCATCGACGGTCGCGACGTCGAAGTCGGCGGCCCACGCGTCGTTCGCGGTCGTATCCTCGACGTTTCCTTCGAGGTGAGCGAAGAAGTTGCGTCACTCACGCTCGAGACCGAAGACGGCGAAGAAGTCTCCGTCGGCGGTCGCGTCGCCGCGTTAGAGGACGTCGAGGCCCACGAAATTCACATCGGCCGCCACGAGCCACCGACGCTCGAGGACTAA
- a CDS encoding metal-dependent hydrolase, with translation MWPWEHAIVGYLAYSLFCHTVYRDSPGGLEAFAVVFASVLPDLIDKPLAWEYGIFDSGYALGHSIFFAVPLSLFVGIVAHSLGRPRTGLAFGLGYLLHLPSDVVDAYVREGVYQPELMYWPVETTGSHGHSRNFLEQFFLLFSQYQSELLAGDLSTYMWIQIGMASGAALLWLYDGAPVLREVLVGSFRFIRSLVSPENPTETSPERK, from the coding sequence ATGTGGCCATGGGAACACGCTATCGTTGGATATCTCGCCTACTCGCTGTTCTGTCACACGGTCTATCGCGATTCGCCCGGCGGACTCGAGGCGTTCGCCGTCGTCTTCGCTTCTGTCCTCCCGGATCTCATCGATAAACCACTCGCCTGGGAGTACGGCATCTTCGACAGTGGGTACGCGCTTGGCCACTCGATCTTTTTCGCGGTGCCCCTGTCTCTCTTCGTCGGAATCGTTGCGCATTCACTCGGCCGCCCGCGGACTGGGCTCGCGTTCGGTCTCGGGTATCTCCTTCACCTTCCGTCCGATGTCGTCGACGCGTACGTCCGCGAAGGGGTCTATCAACCCGAACTAATGTATTGGCCCGTCGAGACAACTGGCTCACACGGCCACAGTCGGAACTTCCTCGAGCAGTTCTTTCTACTGTTCTCTCAGTATCAGTCGGAACTGCTCGCGGGCGACCTCTCGACGTACATGTGGATCCAGATTGGGATGGCTTCTGGTGCCGCATTGCTCTGGCTGTACGATGGTGCACCAGTCCTTCGAGAGGTTCTCGTCGGAAGCTTTCGATTCATTCGTAGTCTCGTTTCACCCGAAAACCCGACCGAGACCTCTCCTGAGCGCAAGTAA
- a CDS encoding dodecin, translating to MVFKKITLIGTSTESFDDAADDAITRAEETLENVHWVEVDELGVEVASADDREYQAEVTVAFRLEE from the coding sequence ATGGTCTTCAAGAAAATCACCCTGATCGGAACCAGCACCGAAAGCTTCGACGACGCGGCCGACGACGCGATCACCCGCGCCGAAGAGACGCTCGAGAACGTCCACTGGGTCGAAGTCGACGAACTCGGCGTCGAAGTCGCGAGCGCGGACGACCGCGAGTATCAAGCAGAAGTGACCGTCGCGTTCAGACTCGAGGAGTGA
- a CDS encoding DUF5816 domain-containing protein produces MQSLSTDDGTTVYVSQTDGDRGSKGPFLVAYESRAAESRYGWYCSNCESFDNAMDSMGRIKCNQCGNFRKPTEWDAAHE; encoded by the coding sequence ATGCAGTCACTGTCCACCGACGACGGAACGACCGTCTACGTGTCACAGACGGATGGCGATCGCGGTTCGAAGGGGCCATTTCTCGTGGCCTACGAATCTCGAGCGGCTGAGAGTCGATACGGCTGGTACTGTTCGAACTGCGAGAGCTTCGACAACGCGATGGATTCGATGGGCCGAATTAAGTGCAACCAGTGTGGAAACTTCCGCAAACCGACCGAGTGGGACGCCGCCCACGAGTGA
- a CDS encoding pyridoxal-phosphate-dependent aminotransferase family protein produces MSDADEAIDVAEIAELTPPDRTLMGPGPSDVHPRVLRAMSTPLVGHLDPSFVEIMDEVQELLRYTFRTDNQWTIPVSGTGSAAMEAAIGNVVEPGDTMLVPTNGYFGGRMASMARRAGGEVVEVDAPWGEPLEPADVSDALAAHDPDVFGFVHAETSTGVLQPDVPELTAAAHDHDALVIADTVTSIGGVELRVDEWDIDVAYAGPQKCLSCPPGASPLTLSDEAMEKVLSREEDPRSWYLDLSLLEGYWGNERAYHHTAPITNVYAIREALRLVAEEGIEQRWARHERLAGALKAGAEGMGLEMNAPEEYWLPSLNAVRVPDGIDDGEVCSELIDRYDLEVAGGLGDLAGEIFRIGCMGHSARPENVIYVVTALGDILESMGADVDPGAGVSATRNALE; encoded by the coding sequence ATGTCAGATGCTGACGAGGCGATAGACGTCGCGGAGATAGCTGAGTTGACACCACCGGATCGGACGCTGATGGGGCCAGGGCCGAGCGATGTCCACCCACGCGTGCTGCGAGCGATGAGCACGCCGCTCGTGGGCCACCTCGATCCCTCGTTCGTCGAGATCATGGACGAGGTGCAGGAACTCCTTCGCTACACGTTCAGAACCGACAATCAGTGGACGATCCCGGTTTCCGGAACCGGTTCCGCGGCCATGGAAGCTGCCATCGGGAACGTCGTCGAACCAGGAGACACCATGCTCGTACCGACGAACGGCTACTTCGGCGGGCGAATGGCGTCGATGGCGCGTCGCGCCGGCGGCGAGGTCGTCGAGGTCGACGCGCCGTGGGGCGAACCCCTCGAGCCTGCCGACGTTTCCGACGCGTTGGCAGCACACGACCCCGATGTCTTTGGTTTCGTTCACGCGGAGACGAGTACGGGCGTCCTCCAGCCTGACGTCCCCGAACTCACCGCGGCGGCCCACGATCACGACGCGCTCGTCATCGCCGACACCGTCACCTCGATCGGCGGCGTCGAGTTGCGGGTCGACGAGTGGGACATCGACGTGGCCTACGCGGGGCCACAGAAGTGTCTCTCCTGTCCACCCGGCGCGAGTCCGCTCACGCTCTCCGACGAGGCCATGGAGAAGGTCCTCTCGCGCGAGGAAGATCCGCGCTCGTGGTACCTCGATCTCTCCCTGCTCGAGGGCTACTGGGGGAACGAACGCGCGTACCACCACACGGCACCGATCACGAACGTCTACGCGATCCGCGAGGCGCTGCGACTTGTCGCCGAGGAAGGAATCGAACAGCGCTGGGCGCGCCACGAGCGACTCGCCGGCGCGTTGAAAGCGGGCGCAGAAGGAATGGGACTCGAGATGAACGCACCCGAGGAGTACTGGCTTCCGAGTCTCAACGCCGTCCGCGTTCCAGACGGAATCGACGACGGGGAGGTCTGTTCGGAACTCATCGACCGCTACGACCTCGAGGTTGCGGGTGGATTGGGAGACCTCGCCGGCGAAATCTTCCGCATCGGTTGTATGGGCCACTCCGCACGGCCGGAGAACGTCATCTACGTCGTGACGGCACTGGGTGACATCCTCGAGTCGATGGGAGCGGACGTCGATCCCGGTGCGGGCGTCTCTGCGACGCGAAACGCACTCGAGTAA
- a CDS encoding universal stress protein, translating into MSLVVVPVRYPLSKHSRRTLERAITVARERDAALTVLHVDLYQNGKKVTRIDLKNAVEREFGRLENVRYVVRTGFLVEESILDEVAAEEADAVVIGSRQASRLRRIFRRFTDNPNIDQYLRTHLECEIITVESARA; encoded by the coding sequence ATGTCGCTGGTCGTGGTTCCCGTTCGGTATCCACTGTCGAAGCACTCGCGTCGAACGCTCGAGCGCGCAATCACCGTTGCGCGCGAGCGCGACGCGGCGTTGACGGTTCTCCACGTCGATCTCTATCAGAACGGGAAGAAAGTCACGAGAATCGATCTCAAGAACGCTGTCGAGCGCGAATTCGGGCGTCTCGAGAACGTACGCTACGTCGTGCGGACCGGGTTTTTGGTCGAGGAGAGCATTCTCGACGAGGTGGCAGCGGAGGAAGCGGACGCGGTCGTCATCGGCAGTCGACAGGCGAGTCGCCTTCGCCGGATTTTCCGCCGGTTCACCGACAATCCGAACATCGACCAATACCTTCGCACACACCTCGAGTGTGAGATTATCACCGTCGAGAGTGCGCGCGCCTGA
- a CDS encoding mechanosensitive ion channel family protein codes for MTEREITEYVHQSLPLGPPEWAVQLALAISIIVLGWYLSKLVVQLAGRTIARRIDRPSVTRTVLRGVRISVLAVATIVAAWILGVGDTEILLSVTVISAVIAVVLAPLVGSLINGFFILADQPYEIGDMIEITDEEHKGFVEDITIRYTKIFTVENTFIVIPNAEIHERDVINYSAEDERTRISVSFEITYESDLEQARRQAERAARTVDTVISGGPDIRIGSARYGAAPMCTIDEYAEDGIALQLRFWIKHPYKQTVSRSDVQKAVYDRFEDLDVEFAYPHRHHVFDDSSGVARTIVEDTQRTRSDSGVPVDARSHDSNPGPRRNSDDDSE; via the coding sequence ATGACGGAGCGTGAGATAACCGAGTACGTGCACCAAAGCCTGCCGCTCGGGCCGCCGGAGTGGGCCGTCCAACTCGCACTTGCGATCAGTATCATCGTCCTCGGCTGGTATCTCTCGAAACTCGTCGTCCAACTCGCCGGTCGAACGATCGCCAGGCGAATCGACCGACCGAGCGTTACTCGAACCGTCCTTCGCGGCGTTCGGATCTCGGTTCTGGCCGTCGCGACCATCGTTGCGGCCTGGATTCTCGGCGTTGGCGATACGGAGATCCTCCTCTCGGTGACCGTCATTTCGGCAGTCATTGCCGTCGTCCTCGCACCGCTGGTTGGCAGTCTGATCAACGGCTTCTTCATCCTCGCCGATCAGCCCTACGAAATTGGAGATATGATCGAAATTACCGACGAGGAACACAAGGGCTTCGTCGAAGATATCACGATCCGCTACACCAAGATCTTCACCGTCGAGAACACGTTCATCGTTATCCCGAACGCGGAAATCCACGAACGGGACGTCATCAACTACTCCGCCGAAGACGAACGAACTCGTATCTCCGTCTCGTTCGAAATTACGTACGAGAGCGACCTCGAGCAAGCACGGCGTCAGGCAGAACGGGCTGCTCGGACCGTCGACACCGTCATCTCCGGCGGGCCGGATATCCGAATCGGAAGCGCCAGATACGGCGCTGCCCCGATGTGTACGATCGACGAGTACGCCGAAGACGGGATCGCACTGCAACTTCGCTTCTGGATCAAACACCCCTACAAGCAAACCGTCTCCCGCTCGGACGTCCAAAAGGCCGTCTACGATCGATTCGAGGATCTGGACGTCGAGTTCGCGTACCCACACCGTCACCACGTCTTCGACGACAGCAGCGGCGTCGCTCGGACGATAGTCGAGGACACCCAACGGACGCGATCGGACAGCGGCGTTCCAGTCGACGCTCGCAGCCACGACTCGAATCCGGGTCCTCGACGGAATTCAGACGACGACAGCGAATAA
- a CDS encoding extracellular solute-binding protein, with product MGDETGGRFQRAGVSRRTFVRTASVSTVLTTTALAGCLGRGRDETTVVMTGATDFEEILHTEEGEPSVQQALWDAGLDENITVELQTVVSDSVQRMQEAQATLQAGRAPPDIHMMDSGWTIPFILRGQTRNLTDALPDDVVERIESEYLEEALETTQHPETGDIHGIPLFPDFGMMLYRQDLVEDAGYDTEEWAAEPPSWELFSEAVAETQSEHDIDFGYTTQAAAFEGLACCSFNEVMTTWGGGYFGGTENLFVAGERPITVTDDGVLDAIRMMRAFIHGEDDEHALEGYPQISPSAIVQWSEEESLGPFAGGDAVAHRNWPFSIAETGDDEVFGEDLGVMAQPYAVSEDDAEYEGVGGTAAALGGWHLTLSPYTDREDLALEVLEAFTHEEVMLTIFELQGFLPPNIDLIEEADPDEIGPIARYTDQLQLAGENAISRPVTDVWPEQSALIFQEVNAAYRGAKSPEEAMNDLDERLERSESEVAEQHGD from the coding sequence ATGGGAGACGAGACTGGCGGACGATTCCAGCGGGCTGGCGTGTCACGCCGGACGTTCGTACGAACCGCGTCAGTATCGACGGTGCTCACCACGACGGCGTTGGCCGGTTGTCTCGGACGTGGACGAGACGAAACGACCGTCGTCATGACCGGTGCGACTGATTTCGAGGAAATTCTCCACACGGAAGAGGGGGAACCCTCGGTCCAGCAAGCACTGTGGGACGCCGGACTCGACGAAAATATCACGGTCGAACTCCAGACGGTCGTCAGCGACTCGGTCCAGCGAATGCAAGAAGCCCAGGCGACGCTCCAAGCCGGCCGAGCACCCCCCGACATTCACATGATGGACAGCGGGTGGACGATTCCGTTTATCCTTCGCGGGCAGACGCGAAACCTGACCGACGCGCTTCCGGACGACGTCGTCGAGCGCATCGAATCCGAGTATCTCGAGGAGGCGCTCGAGACGACCCAGCACCCGGAAACGGGAGATATCCACGGCATTCCGCTGTTTCCCGATTTCGGCATGATGTTGTACCGCCAGGATCTCGTCGAGGACGCCGGCTACGACACGGAAGAGTGGGCCGCGGAGCCGCCGTCGTGGGAACTGTTCTCGGAAGCGGTCGCCGAGACGCAGTCCGAACACGACATCGACTTCGGCTACACCACGCAGGCGGCCGCATTCGAGGGACTGGCGTGTTGTTCGTTCAACGAGGTGATGACAACCTGGGGCGGTGGCTACTTCGGCGGCACGGAGAACCTCTTCGTCGCCGGTGAACGGCCCATTACCGTCACCGACGACGGCGTTCTGGATGCAATTCGGATGATGCGAGCGTTCATCCACGGCGAAGACGACGAGCACGCACTCGAGGGCTACCCCCAGATCAGCCCCTCGGCCATCGTTCAGTGGTCCGAAGAGGAGTCACTCGGGCCGTTCGCGGGAGGCGACGCCGTCGCCCACCGAAACTGGCCGTTTTCGATCGCCGAAACCGGCGACGACGAAGTGTTCGGCGAGGACCTCGGCGTGATGGCCCAACCGTACGCGGTCTCCGAAGACGACGCGGAGTACGAGGGCGTCGGTGGAACGGCCGCCGCACTTGGCGGGTGGCACCTCACGCTCAGTCCCTACACCGACCGCGAGGATCTCGCACTCGAGGTGCTCGAGGCCTTCACCCACGAGGAAGTCATGCTCACGATTTTCGAACTCCAGGGCTTCCTGCCGCCGAACATCGACCTCATCGAGGAGGCGGATCCGGACGAGATCGGCCCGATTGCACGGTACACCGACCAGCTCCAGTTAGCTGGAGAAAATGCGATTTCGCGGCCGGTCACCGACGTCTGGCCGGAACAATCGGCGCTCATCTTCCAGGAGGTCAACGCGGCCTATCGCGGCGCGAAATCGCCCGAGGAAGCGATGAACGATCTGGACGAGCGACTCGAGCGGAGCGAATCGGAGGTGGCCGAGCAACATGGCGACTGA
- a CDS encoding HesB/IscA family protein, which translates to MSTDSMEGGNTKTHPEIEVTEIAAEQALSLLDSEDLDATEAGLRLFVQQGGCAGLSYGMRFDDSPDDDDTIYNHHDLRVFVDPASLKYIEGSILDYETGLQAEGFHVENPNVVSECGCGESFRT; encoded by the coding sequence ATGAGCACGGACAGTATGGAAGGTGGCAACACGAAGACACACCCGGAGATCGAAGTAACGGAGATTGCGGCCGAACAGGCGCTGTCGCTGCTCGACAGTGAGGATCTCGACGCGACGGAAGCCGGACTTCGCCTCTTCGTCCAACAGGGCGGGTGTGCTGGCCTCTCCTACGGGATGCGCTTCGACGATTCACCGGACGACGACGATACGATCTACAACCATCACGACCTTCGGGTCTTCGTCGACCCGGCTAGCCTGAAATACATCGAGGGGAGCATCCTCGACTACGAAACTGGTCTTCAGGCAGAAGGGTTCCACGTCGAGAACCCGAACGTCGTCAGCGAGTGTGGCTGTGGAGAGTCGTTCCGAACGTAA
- a CDS encoding DUF7116 family protein — translation MRLVEQARSIFAELGYSVEGNGPTFRAEREWKVVHVNTVLETAELSDESGQFHCYVAQPEDVDELETELRRRSPEYEWAIIVVDGDDYQVERAPPGPRATA, via the coding sequence ATGCGACTCGTCGAGCAGGCCAGGTCGATATTCGCTGAACTTGGATACAGCGTCGAAGGAAACGGCCCGACGTTCCGTGCCGAACGCGAATGGAAGGTCGTCCACGTCAATACCGTCCTCGAGACAGCAGAACTGTCAGACGAATCCGGACAGTTCCACTGTTATGTTGCACAACCAGAGGACGTAGACGAACTCGAGACCGAACTTCGGCGTCGCAGCCCTGAATACGAGTGGGCCATCATTGTCGTCGACGGCGACGACTATCAGGTCGAACGCGCCCCGCCGGGCCCACGCGCGACTGCATAA
- a CDS encoding carbohydrate ABC transporter permease: MATDTDENPLIGGEEGRERDRDRSGNVVVNWMENLSEAAYAYLLLIPAFALLTLIAFYPLIQTFVMSLRSDETRGAEPLGGFVGVENYIDILTGNARLARQFLDVTVSTSFPFVELGVPFLQQALFVTLAFAVISVIAETLIGFGQAYVLDQEFRGRRWVRVAIILPWAVPIVIQGMIFFLLFQPEVGFGSDLMQWLGLFGADPLADSQDSFIIILIADIWKSSAFMALLILAGLQSVDRSLYDVARVAGASPWQRFKRITLPLVMPALLVAMLFRTMDAMRVYGLIESTAGCTTVPSLTCLVVEAMFGGTRIFATAAAIAFATALVIGLIISVYVFFFRDTQGGLY, from the coding sequence ATGGCGACTGATACCGACGAGAACCCGTTGATTGGCGGAGAAGAAGGGCGGGAACGAGACCGAGACCGAAGCGGAAACGTCGTCGTCAACTGGATGGAGAATCTGAGCGAGGCCGCGTACGCCTACTTGCTGTTGATACCTGCGTTCGCGTTACTCACGTTGATCGCGTTCTACCCGCTCATTCAGACGTTCGTCATGTCGTTGCGCTCTGATGAGACGCGGGGTGCGGAGCCACTCGGCGGGTTTGTCGGCGTCGAGAACTACATCGACATACTCACCGGCAACGCCCGACTCGCCCGGCAGTTCCTCGACGTCACGGTCTCGACGTCGTTTCCGTTCGTCGAACTCGGCGTGCCGTTCCTGCAGCAAGCGTTGTTCGTGACGCTCGCGTTCGCCGTCATCAGCGTCATCGCCGAGACCCTTATTGGGTTCGGACAGGCGTACGTCCTCGATCAAGAGTTCCGAGGCCGACGGTGGGTTCGCGTCGCGATCATCCTCCCGTGGGCGGTGCCCATCGTGATTCAGGGGATGATCTTCTTCCTGTTGTTCCAACCCGAAGTCGGCTTCGGCAGCGATCTGATGCAGTGGCTCGGCCTCTTCGGGGCCGATCCGCTGGCTGATAGCCAGGATTCGTTCATCATCATCCTCATCGCGGACATCTGGAAGTCCTCGGCGTTCATGGCCCTGCTCATCCTCGCGGGCCTCCAGAGCGTCGACCGAAGCCTCTACGACGTCGCACGCGTCGCCGGTGCGTCGCCGTGGCAACGATTCAAGCGAATCACGCTGCCCCTCGTCATGCCAGCCCTGCTGGTCGCGATGTTGTTCCGAACGATGGACGCGATGCGCGTCTACGGACTCATCGAATCGACTGCCGGCTGTACGACCGTCCCCTCGCTGACCTGTCTCGTCGTCGAAGCGATGTTCGGCGGGACGCGAATCTTCGCGACGGCGGCCGCCATCGCGTTCGCGACGGCGCTCGTGATCGGCCTGATCATCTCGGTGTACGTGTTCTTCTTCCGCGACACGCAAGGAGGGCTCTACTGA
- the hisD gene encoding histidinol dehydrogenase, which produces MTALVRSLADLGPADRNAFFERDAGIEAISGDVEEIVSRVHEEGDVAVREFTSEFDDVELGNIEITDACERAYEDLEPDLREAIEAAASNVKAFHETQLPADWREEASPGRELGRRFRPIDRVGVYVPGGSAAYPSSAIMGVVPAVVAGVEHVAVVTPPADELNPVTLAAIHVAGADAVYSVGGAQAIAGLAYGTESITRVQKIVGPGNKWVTAAKAVVRGDVEIDFLAGPSEVVVVADETADPELVAAELVAQAEHDPNASVVAVTADEDLATAIQTAVEEQADARERGDVIRDALENDASGILVARSMSEAILFTEEYAPEHLSIMADDDEAVLERIDSAGSVFLGPNTPVAAGDYASGTNHVLPTNGGARVTGGLSTETFLRSTTVQRLSREGLTDISETVTTLATAEGLEAHAESVRKRLEK; this is translated from the coding sequence ATGACAGCACTTGTGCGGTCACTTGCCGACCTCGGTCCGGCAGACCGTAATGCGTTTTTCGAGCGGGACGCCGGAATCGAGGCGATCAGCGGTGACGTGGAAGAGATCGTCTCTCGCGTGCACGAGGAAGGCGACGTTGCCGTCCGAGAGTTTACGAGTGAGTTCGACGACGTCGAACTCGGAAACATCGAAATCACTGACGCGTGCGAGCGCGCGTACGAAGACCTCGAGCCAGATCTTCGAGAGGCGATCGAAGCGGCCGCGAGTAACGTGAAAGCGTTCCACGAAACCCAGTTACCAGCGGACTGGCGAGAAGAGGCGAGTCCTGGTCGAGAGCTCGGGCGTCGGTTTCGACCGATCGACCGCGTTGGTGTCTACGTTCCAGGAGGATCAGCCGCGTATCCCTCAAGTGCGATCATGGGCGTCGTTCCGGCGGTCGTCGCCGGTGTCGAACACGTCGCGGTCGTCACGCCCCCAGCCGACGAACTCAATCCCGTGACGCTGGCAGCGATCCACGTCGCAGGCGCAGATGCAGTGTACAGCGTCGGTGGGGCGCAGGCAATCGCCGGTCTCGCTTACGGGACGGAATCCATCACGCGCGTACAGAAGATCGTTGGCCCGGGGAACAAGTGGGTCACGGCGGCAAAAGCCGTGGTACGCGGTGACGTCGAAATCGACTTCCTTGCGGGACCGAGCGAGGTCGTCGTCGTCGCAGACGAGACGGCAGATCCCGAACTCGTCGCCGCGGAACTGGTCGCACAGGCCGAACACGACCCGAACGCCTCCGTCGTCGCAGTCACAGCCGACGAAGACCTCGCTACTGCAATTCAGACTGCAGTCGAGGAGCAGGCCGACGCGCGTGAGCGCGGGGATGTAATTCGGGACGCCCTCGAGAACGACGCCAGTGGTATCCTCGTGGCCAGATCGATGAGCGAGGCGATTCTCTTTACCGAGGAGTACGCCCCCGAACACCTCTCGATTATGGCTGACGACGACGAGGCAGTCCTCGAGCGAATCGACAGCGCGGGGAGCGTCTTTCTCGGGCCGAACACGCCGGTCGCTGCAGGAGATTACGCGAGCGGGACGAACCACGTCCTCCCGACGAACGGCGGCGCGCGCGTGACGGGCGGGCTTTCGACCGAGACCTTCCTCCGGTCGACGACGGTCCAACGACTCTCTCGAGAGGGACTCACGGATATCAGCGAGACGGTTACGACCCTTGCAACGGCAGAAGGGCTCGAGGCTCACGCGGAGAGCGTCCGAAAGCGACTCGAGAAGTAA